In Saccharomonospora marina XMU15, one genomic interval encodes:
- a CDS encoding GNAT family N-acetyltransferase, whose amino-acid sequence MTDLVTRTLRPEELRTANALFRAALHAKPISDEEWPAAERAYQPERNLGVFDSGTGELLGTARSTDADLTVPGGAAVPLAAVTGVGVRADRTRRGVLTELMRAQFDELAGRGVTAATLYATEGAIYGRFGYGVATLSRSLTVRKARARFRPEVPSGGECELLDLDTALERLPGIYADLPRQPGMMARSSYWWRSMWIALRQASEPVVTVVHHGPRGADGFAQYRVVGRQPGFSGTMRLLGLHAGNAEALAGLWRFLLGVDLVDEITAEGRPLGEPVELLFTDPRACEVTGTGDETWLRLVDVPAALAARAWEGEPLVVEVTDPVLEHNTGRFRVGRDGVERTRSSPQLRLGVDALAMTYLGAWRPSALAQVGRAQLAGEGIAERADRLFGTRVAPWCGTFF is encoded by the coding sequence CCGATCTCCGACGAGGAGTGGCCTGCCGCCGAGCGGGCGTACCAACCGGAGCGCAACCTCGGCGTGTTCGACTCCGGAACCGGCGAGCTGCTGGGCACCGCCCGCTCCACCGACGCCGACCTCACCGTTCCCGGTGGCGCGGCCGTGCCTCTCGCGGCGGTCACCGGGGTCGGTGTGCGCGCCGACCGCACCCGGCGAGGTGTGCTCACCGAACTGATGCGGGCACAGTTCGACGAGTTGGCGGGCAGAGGTGTGACGGCGGCCACCCTCTACGCCACGGAGGGCGCGATCTACGGGCGGTTCGGCTACGGCGTCGCCACGCTCAGCCGCTCGCTGACCGTGCGCAAAGCCCGGGCCCGGTTCCGTCCCGAGGTGCCCTCGGGCGGCGAATGCGAACTGCTCGACCTCGACACAGCGCTGGAACGGCTGCCCGGGATCTACGCCGACCTGCCACGACAGCCCGGCATGATGGCACGCAGCTCCTACTGGTGGCGGTCGATGTGGATCGCGCTGCGCCAGGCGAGCGAGCCCGTGGTCACCGTGGTGCACCACGGACCGCGCGGCGCCGACGGGTTCGCCCAGTACCGGGTGGTGGGCAGGCAGCCCGGATTCTCCGGAACCATGCGGCTGCTCGGCCTGCACGCGGGCAACGCCGAGGCGCTCGCCGGGCTGTGGCGGTTCCTGCTCGGCGTGGATCTTGTCGACGAGATCACAGCCGAAGGCAGGCCGCTGGGGGAGCCGGTGGAGTTGCTGTTCACCGACCCTCGTGCCTGCGAGGTCACCGGCACCGGTGACGAGACCTGGTTGCGGCTGGTCGACGTGCCCGCCGCGTTGGCGGCGCGTGCCTGGGAAGGCGAACCACTCGTGGTGGAGGTCACCGATCCGGTGTTGGAGCACAACACCGGCCGCTTCCGCGTGGGCCGGGACGGAGTGGAGCGCACTCGCTCGTCGCCGCAGCTACGGCTCGGGGTCGATGCGCTGGCGATGACCTACCTGGGTGCCTGGCGCCCCTCGGCGTTGGCGCAGGTCGGGCGCGCACAGCTGGCGGGAGAGGGGATTGCCGAGCGCGCCGATCGGCTGTTCGGTACGCGCGTTGCGCCATGGTGCGGTACGTTCTTCTGA
- a CDS encoding DUF4333 domain-containing protein has product MRVRTVLLVMLSGGCLLLAACDSGGGKGARPSLTLAETTSSSTAVESMVSRPSDDTTSAPLTPLPRVFDPHVMRDSVLRILTDSYGIEGVESVTCPPDQPVEVGLTFECTAVVDGDTQPVPITVKNEDGEYEVGYPG; this is encoded by the coding sequence TTGCGGGTACGCACTGTGCTGTTGGTGATGTTGTCGGGCGGCTGCCTGCTGCTCGCAGCCTGCGACAGCGGCGGTGGCAAGGGTGCCAGACCGTCGCTGACCCTGGCTGAGACGACAAGCAGCTCGACGGCGGTGGAGTCGATGGTGTCGCGGCCTTCGGACGACACCACCTCGGCACCGCTGACCCCGCTGCCCAGAGTGTTTGACCCCCACGTGATGCGGGATTCGGTGCTGCGCATCCTCACCGACAGCTACGGCATCGAAGGAGTGGAATCCGTCACCTGCCCGCCGGATCAACCGGTGGAGGTCGGGTTGACGTTCGAGTGCACCGCGGTCGTCGACGGCGACACCCAGCCGGTGCCCATCACCGTGAAGAACGAGGACGGCGAGTACGAGGTCGGCTATCCCGGTTGA
- a CDS encoding 5'-3' exonuclease: MWQAVRVTAPLALLDAASLYFRAFFAVPESLTAPDGTPVNAVRGFADTVARILTDRRPGRLVACLDADWRPDFRVEALPSYKAHRVAEQGGSGEVDVEEAPDALGPQVPIILELLEAVGLATAQAEGFEADDVIGTLATREDRDPVEVITGDRDLFQLVRTEPVPVSVIYVGKGWAKAQVLGPEQVAERYGVPVDNAGPAYADMSMLRGDPSDGLPGVPGVGEKTAATLITRFGSLEALLAAAEAGSPDLPAKTRAKLLAAADYLAAAPVVVRVARDAPVVFSRPDRVPDAAADPAGVAELARRWNLGGSAQRLLNAVTTIGAARADDTTR, translated from the coding sequence ATGTGGCAGGCTGTGCGCGTGACAGCTCCACTTGCCCTGCTCGACGCCGCGAGCCTGTACTTCCGCGCGTTCTTCGCGGTGCCGGAGTCGCTGACGGCGCCGGACGGCACCCCGGTCAACGCCGTGCGCGGCTTCGCGGACACGGTCGCGCGGATCCTCACCGATCGACGCCCCGGCAGGCTGGTGGCGTGCCTGGACGCCGACTGGCGGCCGGACTTTCGGGTCGAGGCGCTGCCCAGTTACAAGGCTCACCGGGTGGCCGAGCAGGGCGGTTCGGGTGAGGTGGACGTCGAAGAGGCGCCGGACGCCCTGGGCCCGCAGGTACCGATCATCCTGGAGTTGCTGGAGGCGGTGGGGCTGGCCACGGCGCAGGCCGAGGGGTTCGAGGCCGACGACGTCATCGGGACGCTGGCCACCCGTGAGGACCGTGACCCGGTCGAGGTGATCACCGGGGATCGTGACCTGTTCCAACTCGTGCGTACCGAACCGGTGCCGGTGTCGGTGATCTACGTCGGCAAGGGCTGGGCCAAGGCGCAGGTGCTGGGTCCTGAGCAGGTCGCCGAGCGCTACGGGGTGCCGGTGGACAACGCGGGGCCCGCCTACGCCGACATGTCCATGCTGCGTGGCGATCCTTCCGACGGGCTGCCCGGTGTGCCCGGCGTCGGCGAGAAGACCGCGGCGACACTGATCACCCGGTTCGGTTCTCTGGAGGCGCTGCTGGCGGCGGCCGAGGCGGGAAGCCCCGACCTGCCCGCGAAGACAAGGGCCAAGCTGCTGGCGGCGGCCGACTATCTCGCGGCGGCACCGGTGGTGGTCCGGGTCGCCCGCGATGCCCCCGTGGTGTTCTCGCGGCCGGACCGGGTGCCGGACGCTGCCGCCGATCCGGCCGGGGTCGCCGAACTCGCGCGGCGCTGGAACCTCGGTGGTTCGGCGCAGCGGCTGCTCAATGCCGTCACCACCATCGGCGCCGCCAGGGCGGACGACACGACAAGGTGA
- a CDS encoding dienelactone hydrolase family protein, whose protein sequence is MRNALPGDSYLALPHEEGPCPGVVVVHEAAGPNDNIRDICRRFAAEGYAALGVDLFGRSQAA, encoded by the coding sequence ATGCGGAACGCACTGCCCGGCGACTCCTACCTGGCGCTTCCCCACGAGGAGGGACCCTGTCCTGGGGTTGTGGTCGTCCATGAGGCGGCCGGCCCCAACGACAACATCCGCGACATCTGTCGGCGTTTCGCCGCCGAGGGGTACGCCGCGCTCGGGGTCGACCTGTTCGGCCGCAGCCAGGCCGCGTGA
- a CDS encoding LemA family protein, which produces MGTAAIVGLVVAAVVVLLLVIWAISSYNGLVRRRNAYQNAFAQIDVQLTRRHDLIPNLVETAKGYLRHERQTLESVIAARGGAVAAQQEARGNPGDPAAMQQLSGAETALNQTLGRLFALAESYPDLKANQNMMQLSEELTSTENRVAFARQAYNDSVMAYNNKRETFPTNLLAGMFGFGPAALLVIDEPEQREAPRISF; this is translated from the coding sequence GTGGGTACCGCAGCCATCGTGGGGCTCGTGGTGGCGGCCGTCGTGGTGTTGCTGCTCGTGATCTGGGCGATCTCGAGCTACAACGGCCTGGTCCGCCGCCGCAACGCCTACCAGAACGCGTTCGCGCAGATCGACGTGCAACTCACCCGGCGGCACGACCTGATCCCGAACCTGGTCGAGACCGCGAAGGGCTACTTGCGGCACGAGCGGCAGACACTCGAGTCGGTCATCGCGGCCAGGGGCGGCGCGGTCGCCGCCCAGCAGGAAGCCAGGGGCAATCCGGGTGATCCCGCCGCGATGCAGCAACTGTCCGGTGCGGAGACGGCGCTGAACCAGACACTGGGCAGGTTGTTCGCGCTGGCCGAGTCCTATCCCGACCTCAAGGCCAACCAGAACATGATGCAACTGTCGGAGGAGCTGACCTCCACGGAGAACCGGGTCGCTTTCGCCCGGCAGGCCTACAACGACTCGGTGATGGCCTACAACAACAAGCGGGAAACGTTCCCGACGAACCTGCTCGCGGGCATGTTCGGGTTCGGCCCGGCCGCGCTGCTGGTGATCGACGAGCCGGAGCAGCGCGAGGCGCCGCGCATCTCGTTCTGA
- a CDS encoding M48 family metallopeptidase codes for MNFFERQQSVRKVSVRLVWLFALAVVGIVAVVDLAAFLAFGLAEAPTDTVVTTLAVVSGVTAVLIGLTSWIRTMLLRNGGGARVARSLGGVAVPEDTTDPNLRRLRNVVEEIAIASGAPVPDLYVLPHEPGINAFAAGWSPANAAVAVTGGALERLNRAELQGVIAHEFSHVVNGDMRLNIRLMGVLAGIVGLAVVGRILLAGGGRGGGRRDSGAGALVIVALAALAAGYIGVVAGRLIKAAVSRQREYLADASAVQYTRQTEGLAGALKKIGGLPTGSQLRSSKTEDVSHMLFGEGRKFVSLFATHPPLVERIRVLDPTFDPTELRRLRDQWSAHPPSGLREDAALGLTPAATPPPPPPRQAATLPARPDQVAANVGNPAASSYPHAGQLLARIPEDLLDRAHRTDTVVPLSYGLLLSADEQVRYRQYQTLAARFGQPLAEAALREAGSLARLDPELRLPLTEVALPALRHRPAQDIETVLQGITALAAADGRNSLFEYSLSTLLHRELYEAAHRTPPWGRRHTTPRRAHGAIATLLSVLADVGNPEPDVAEAAFRAGLARMLPSTELPYRPPAEGHLALDAAWPALDGLPARAKERLVEAIVAVIGHDGTLTIEESELLRTVCAMLHCPLPPLAGALPADTRAE; via the coding sequence ATGAACTTCTTCGAACGTCAGCAGTCGGTACGCAAGGTGTCGGTGCGGCTGGTGTGGCTGTTCGCGCTCGCCGTGGTCGGCATCGTCGCCGTGGTCGACCTCGCGGCGTTCCTGGCGTTCGGGCTCGCCGAGGCACCTACCGACACGGTCGTGACCACGCTGGCCGTGGTCAGCGGCGTGACGGCCGTGTTGATCGGGCTTACCTCGTGGATCAGGACGATGCTGCTGCGCAACGGCGGTGGCGCGCGGGTCGCGCGCAGCCTCGGCGGCGTGGCCGTGCCCGAGGACACCACGGACCCGAACCTGCGCAGGCTGCGCAACGTGGTCGAAGAGATCGCCATCGCATCCGGCGCACCAGTTCCCGACCTGTACGTGTTGCCACACGAACCCGGCATCAACGCCTTCGCCGCGGGCTGGTCGCCCGCCAACGCCGCCGTCGCGGTGACCGGTGGCGCGCTGGAACGGCTCAACCGGGCCGAACTGCAGGGCGTCATCGCCCACGAGTTCAGCCACGTCGTCAACGGCGACATGCGGCTCAACATCCGGCTGATGGGGGTGCTCGCCGGCATCGTGGGCCTGGCCGTGGTGGGCCGGATCCTGCTGGCGGGCGGGGGCCGCGGCGGCGGGCGCAGGGACAGCGGCGCGGGCGCGCTGGTGATCGTCGCGCTGGCGGCGCTGGCAGCGGGCTACATCGGGGTGGTCGCAGGCAGGCTCATCAAGGCGGCGGTGTCGCGGCAGCGGGAGTACCTGGCGGACGCCTCCGCCGTGCAGTACACGCGGCAGACCGAGGGCCTGGCGGGCGCGTTGAAGAAGATCGGCGGGTTGCCCACCGGCTCGCAGCTGCGCAGCAGCAAGACCGAGGACGTCAGCCACATGCTGTTCGGCGAGGGCCGCAAGTTCGTGTCGCTGTTCGCGACCCACCCGCCGCTGGTGGAGCGCATCCGGGTGCTCGACCCCACGTTCGATCCCACCGAGCTGCGGCGGCTGCGCGACCAGTGGTCGGCCCACCCGCCCTCGGGACTGCGCGAGGACGCCGCGCTGGGGCTCACCCCCGCGGCGACACCGCCGCCGCCCCCGCCCAGGCAGGCGGCCACCCTCCCGGCCCGCCCGGACCAGGTCGCCGCCAACGTCGGAAACCCCGCCGCCAGCTCCTACCCGCATGCGGGGCAACTGCTGGCGCGCATCCCCGAGGACCTGCTCGACCGGGCTCACCGCACCGACACCGTGGTGCCGCTGAGCTACGGGCTGCTGTTGTCGGCGGACGAGCAGGTTCGGTATCGCCAGTACCAGACGCTGGCCGCGCGATTCGGGCAGCCGCTGGCAGAGGCCGCCCTGCGGGAGGCCGGTTCCCTGGCCCGGCTCGACCCGGAGCTGCGGTTGCCGCTGACGGAGGTGGCCCTTCCCGCGCTGCGGCACCGCCCGGCGCAGGACATCGAAACCGTGTTGCAGGGCATCACAGCGCTTGCGGCCGCCGACGGCAGGAACAGCCTGTTCGAGTACTCGCTGTCGACGTTGCTGCACCGGGAGCTGTACGAGGCGGCGCACCGCACACCGCCGTGGGGCAGGCGACACACCACACCGCGCCGCGCCCACGGCGCGATAGCCACCCTGCTGTCGGTCCTGGCGGACGTCGGCAACCCAGAACCCGACGTGGCCGAGGCCGCCTTCCGCGCCGGGCTGGCCCGGATGCTGCCGTCCACCGAGTTGCCGTATAGGCCGCCCGCCGAGGGACACCTCGCGCTTGACGCGGCCTGGCCCGCCCTGGACGGGTTGCCCGCACGCGCCAAGGAACGGCTTGTCGAGGCGATCGTCGCCGTGATCGGGCACGACGGGACACTCACCATCGAGGAATCGGAACTGCTGCGCACCGTGTGCGCGATGCTGCACTGCCCGCTGCCGCCGCTGGCGGGTGCACTGCCCGCCGACACCAGGGCCGAGTAG
- a CDS encoding M24 family metallopeptidase encodes MSRRSLHTPAPDAATLRARLDRARGAAADARTDALLVAPGSDLRYLIGQAGGSFERLTALVVPSAEAESTAPALVLPKLEAPGYADVPTDDLGVELITWVDGEDPYRMVADRLAGSRRVAVSDTMAALHVLGLRDALGAAEQVLAGPVLRQLRMRKDAAEIAALRAAAEAIDRVHARMGEWLRPGRTEAEVGADIAEAVVAEGHTCAEFVIVGSGPNGASPHHDVSDRVIQRGDVVVVDIGGPIPEGYNSDCTRTYAVGQPSEPDVADSYAVLLRAQREAVAAVAPGVTAQHIDATARDIIAGAGLGEYFIHRTGHGIGLDVHEEPYLVGGNDLPLEPGMAFSVEPGVYRAGRWGARIEDIVVVTSDGGEPLNNRPHELTVLDS; translated from the coding sequence ATGTCGCGCCGATCGTTGCACACGCCAGCCCCCGATGCCGCCACCCTCCGCGCGCGGCTGGACCGCGCCCGCGGCGCGGCCGCCGACGCCAGGACCGACGCGCTGCTCGTCGCACCCGGATCGGATCTGCGCTACCTCATCGGGCAGGCTGGCGGCTCGTTCGAGCGGTTGACCGCGCTGGTGGTCCCCTCCGCGGAGGCGGAGTCGACAGCACCCGCGCTGGTGCTGCCGAAGCTGGAGGCGCCCGGCTACGCCGACGTGCCCACCGACGACCTCGGCGTCGAACTGATCACCTGGGTGGACGGTGAGGACCCCTACCGGATGGTCGCCGACCGGCTCGCGGGTTCGCGCCGGGTGGCGGTCAGCGACACCATGGCCGCGCTGCACGTGCTGGGCCTGCGCGACGCGCTCGGCGCGGCCGAGCAGGTACTGGCAGGACCCGTGCTGCGGCAGCTGCGGATGCGCAAGGACGCCGCCGAGATCGCCGCGCTGCGCGCGGCCGCCGAAGCCATCGACCGGGTGCACGCGCGGATGGGCGAGTGGCTACGGCCGGGCCGCACCGAGGCCGAGGTCGGCGCCGACATCGCCGAAGCCGTCGTGGCCGAGGGCCACACCTGCGCCGAGTTCGTGATCGTTGGTTCCGGACCCAACGGCGCCAGCCCCCACCACGACGTGTCCGACCGCGTGATCCAGCGAGGCGACGTCGTGGTGGTGGACATCGGCGGCCCCATCCCCGAGGGCTACAACTCCGACTGCACCCGCACCTATGCGGTGGGTCAACCCAGCGAACCCGACGTGGCCGACAGCTACGCGGTGTTGCTGCGGGCGCAGCGGGAGGCCGTGGCGGCCGTGGCCCCCGGCGTGACGGCACAGCACATCGACGCCACGGCACGCGACATCATCGCCGGGGCGGGCCTGGGGGAGTACTTCATCCACCGCACCGGCCACGGGATCGGACTCGACGTGCACGAGGAGCCCTACCTGGTGGGCGGCAACGACCTGCCGCTGGAACCGGGGATGGCGTTCAGCGTCGAGCCGGGCGTCTACCGGGCGGGCCGGTGGGGGGCGCGCATCGAGGACATCGTGGTGGTGACCTCCGACGGCGGCGAACCGCTGAACAACCGGCCGCACGAGCTCACCGTGCTGGATTCCTGA
- a CDS encoding Lrp/AsnC family transcriptional regulator, with amino-acid sequence MTVGALEPLDQAIVRELAADGRCSFTDLAERVGLSVSAVHQRVRRLEQRGVIQGYTAKLDGEQIGLPLTALISLTPNDPAAPDDYPQRLEHISEIESCYSVAGDESYVLLVRVASPLALEDLLRRIRESAKVSTRTTVVLSTPFEGRSPTL; translated from the coding sequence CTGACAGTGGGGGCACTGGAACCGCTGGACCAGGCGATCGTCAGGGAGCTGGCCGCCGACGGCCGGTGCAGCTTCACCGACCTGGCCGAACGTGTCGGGCTGTCGGTGTCGGCGGTGCACCAGCGGGTGCGCAGACTCGAGCAACGCGGGGTGATCCAGGGCTACACCGCCAAGCTCGACGGGGAGCAGATCGGGCTGCCGCTGACCGCGCTGATCTCGCTGACGCCCAACGACCCGGCCGCACCCGACGACTACCCGCAGCGCCTGGAACACATCAGCGAGATCGAGTCGTGCTACTCGGTGGCGGGCGACGAGTCCTACGTGCTGCTGGTGCGGGTGGCCTCACCGCTGGCGCTGGAGGACCTGCTGCGGCGCATCCGCGAATCGGCCAAGGTCTCGACGCGCACCACCGTGGTGCTGTCCACACCGTTCGAAGGCCGCTCGCCGACACTGTGA
- a CDS encoding GDSL-type esterase/lipase family protein: MSRSRWWLAGLALAGVVVLVAVFVLVDVGDQGPTERPGPPGTGPLTVVSMGDSTISGEGAGDYTPRTNGRAGNWCHRSANALVHKVRYGGAVESVNLACSGAPSGHVALGDVKQYTEPSQAAQLRELVKTHRVVAVVVAVGANDEPHFSRLISECFTAWFMETGSPCSERIKADWQSRVDAMVPKVTAALRDIRTVLRQAGYDREDYELLLQSYASPIGAGIPESLRNLNGCPFRIDDLKWVEQTGAVSLSAGLRRAAAGAGARFLDLSRAGEGHEACSGGDRADNEWFTRFTVEWDDLKVVERASHALQESFHPNAKGHEQFARCVSEFLATNDPAAACLEGQDGNLHAAPSPVARGNS, translated from the coding sequence ATGTCGCGCTCTCGCTGGTGGCTCGCGGGCCTGGCGCTCGCCGGTGTCGTCGTGCTGGTCGCGGTCTTCGTACTTGTCGACGTCGGCGACCAGGGCCCCACCGAGCGGCCTGGTCCGCCGGGGACCGGGCCGCTGACCGTGGTGTCCATGGGCGACAGCACGATCTCCGGCGAAGGCGCGGGTGACTACACCCCGCGCACCAACGGTCGAGCTGGCAACTGGTGCCACCGCTCGGCGAACGCGCTGGTGCACAAGGTGCGCTACGGCGGCGCCGTCGAGTCGGTCAACCTGGCGTGTTCGGGCGCGCCGTCAGGACACGTCGCACTCGGCGACGTCAAGCAGTACACGGAGCCGTCACAGGCCGCTCAGCTGCGCGAACTGGTGAAGACCCACCGCGTGGTGGCCGTCGTCGTCGCCGTCGGCGCCAACGACGAGCCGCACTTCTCCCGGCTGATCTCGGAATGCTTCACGGCGTGGTTCATGGAGACCGGTTCCCCGTGCAGCGAGCGCATCAAGGCGGACTGGCAGTCCCGCGTGGACGCGATGGTGCCGAAGGTGACCGCCGCGTTGCGTGACATCCGGACGGTGCTGCGGCAGGCCGGTTACGACCGCGAGGACTACGAACTGCTGCTGCAGTCCTACGCCTCGCCGATCGGCGCGGGCATCCCCGAATCCCTGCGCAACCTCAACGGCTGCCCGTTCCGGATCGACGATCTGAAGTGGGTCGAGCAGACCGGGGCGGTGTCGCTGTCGGCGGGACTGCGGCGGGCGGCAGCCGGGGCCGGTGCCCGGTTCCTCGACCTGTCCCGTGCCGGGGAGGGACACGAGGCGTGCAGCGGCGGCGACCGTGCCGACAACGAGTGGTTCACCCGCTTCACGGTGGAGTGGGACGACCTCAAGGTTGTGGAGCGGGCCTCCCACGCGTTGCAGGAGTCGTTCCACCCCAACGCCAAGGGTCATGAACAGTTCGCTCGCTGCGTGAGCGAGTTCCTGGCCACCAACGACCCCGCCGCCGCGTGCCTGGAGGGTCAGGACGGCAACCTGCACGCCGCGCCGTCGCCGGTCGCGCGGGGCAACAGCTGA
- a CDS encoding KamA family radical SAM protein: MTAIQEPATEMPEQPYTYRRAELVEPDWRRFPGWRDVTEAEWRDAQWQRVHCVRNVKQLRSVLGDLLDDRFYADLLDDQRHAATMSMLLPPQLLNTMAAHAGSDPGKVTDAFYADPVRRYMLPVLSDRDPDWPSHPYSQRDSLHEAEMWAVEGLTHRYPTKVLAELLSTCPQYCGHCTRMDLVGNSTEQVDKHKLSLKPVDRQDAIVDYLKRTPGVRDVVVSGGDVANVPWHQLEAFLMRLLDIETVRDIRLATKALAGLPQHWLQPKIVEGLARVAGTARRRGVNLAIHTHVNHANSVTPLVAEAARTALDVGVRDVRNQGVLMRGVNDTPAQLLDLSFALQDEANIAPYYFYMCDMIPGAEHWRLAVWQAQELQHAIMGYLPGYATPRIVCDVPYVGKRWVHQVAEYDRERGISYWTKNYRTGIEHDDPEALVRRYPYYDPISTLPEAGKAWWRAAD; encoded by the coding sequence GTGACTGCGATCCAGGAACCTGCTACCGAGATGCCCGAGCAGCCGTACACCTACCGGCGTGCCGAGTTGGTCGAACCCGACTGGCGCCGGTTCCCCGGTTGGCGGGACGTCACCGAAGCCGAGTGGCGCGACGCCCAGTGGCAACGGGTGCACTGTGTGCGCAACGTCAAGCAGTTGCGTTCGGTGCTCGGAGACCTGCTCGACGACCGTTTCTACGCCGACCTGCTCGACGACCAGCGGCACGCGGCGACGATGTCGATGTTGCTTCCGCCGCAACTGCTCAACACCATGGCTGCGCACGCCGGCTCCGACCCTGGCAAGGTCACCGACGCCTTCTACGCCGACCCCGTCCGCCGCTACATGCTGCCCGTACTCAGCGACCGTGACCCGGACTGGCCGAGCCACCCGTACTCGCAGCGCGACTCGCTGCACGAGGCCGAGATGTGGGCCGTGGAGGGACTGACCCACCGCTACCCCACCAAGGTGTTGGCCGAGTTGCTGTCCACCTGCCCGCAGTACTGCGGGCACTGCACCCGCATGGACCTGGTCGGCAACTCCACCGAACAGGTCGACAAGCACAAACTCAGCCTCAAACCGGTGGATCGCCAGGACGCCATCGTGGACTACCTCAAGCGCACCCCCGGCGTGCGTGACGTGGTCGTCTCCGGTGGCGATGTGGCCAACGTCCCGTGGCACCAACTCGAGGCGTTCCTGATGCGGTTGCTCGACATCGAGACCGTGCGCGACATCAGGCTCGCGACCAAGGCCCTCGCGGGCCTGCCGCAGCACTGGCTGCAACCCAAGATCGTGGAAGGGCTGGCGCGGGTGGCGGGAACCGCCCGCCGCCGCGGGGTCAACCTGGCGATCCACACCCACGTCAACCACGCCAACTCGGTGACACCACTGGTGGCGGAGGCCGCGCGGACAGCGCTGGACGTGGGGGTGCGCGACGTGCGCAACCAGGGCGTGCTCATGCGCGGGGTCAACGACACGCCCGCTCAGTTGCTGGACCTTTCCTTCGCGTTGCAGGACGAGGCCAACATCGCGCCCTACTACTTCTACATGTGCGACATGATCCCGGGCGCGGAGCACTGGCGGCTGGCCGTGTGGCAGGCGCAGGAACTGCAACACGCCATCATGGGTTACCTGCCCGGCTACGCCACGCCACGCATCGTGTGCGACGTGCCCTACGTGGGCAAACGCTGGGTGCACCAGGTCGCCGAGTACGACCGGGAACGCGGCATCTCCTACTGGACGAAGAACTACCGCACCGGCATCGAGCACGACGACCCGGAGGCGCTGGTCCGCCGCTACCCCTACTACGACCCGATCTCCACCCTGCCCGAAGCAGGTAAGGCCTGGTGGCGGGCCGCGGACTGA